A stretch of the Carassius carassius chromosome 6, fCarCar2.1, whole genome shotgun sequence genome encodes the following:
- the LOC132142696 gene encoding ATP synthase membrane subunit K, mitochondrial-like, which produces MGGHDAGTHHQFTGIAKYFNSYTITGRRNCVLATYTSIAAIILFFKLKPKKQKAVKSS; this is translated from the exons ATGGGAGGACACGACGCTGGAACTCACCACCAGTTCACTGGCATTGCCAAGTACTTCAACTCATACACCAtcacaggcaggaggaat TGTGTGTTAGCCACATACACCAGTATTGCTGCCATTATCCTCTTCTTTAAACTGAAGCCCAAGAAGCAGAAGGCCGTGAAATCAAGTTAA
- the LOC132142698 gene encoding transcription initiation factor TFIID subunit 5-like: protein MAAVQDGPMELDAEKETKPEILSDGTSNLSGNTASGTLSSSPLTAAPAGGAPKMENQQTLIAVLQFLKRNKLTDSVEILRREAGLGEDQEDSQATDGSGGGKGDGDGGDAHSLLSRVSITSAAAPQNMPVKRADDQPDVSVVLSAYSQQGDPSLYQVYYSGLKNFIESVLDCHRAELSQLFYPLFVHMYLELVYNNHENEAKAFFEKFSGDQECYYQDDLRILCGLTKREHLKGNEVLLDFRTSRFVLRISRDSYQLLKRHLQERHNNQIWNIIQEHLYIDIFDGMPRSKSQIDSMSGSLAGEAKREVNKAKVFYGLLKEPEIEVPLDDEDDEAENEEGKPKKKKTKKDSLGSKSKKQDPNAPQQNRIPLPELKDSDKLDKIMYMKESTKRIRLGPENLPSICFYTFLNAYQGLTAVDFTDDSSLLAGGFADSTVRVWSVTPKKLRKVKSAADLNNIDKESDDVLERIMDEKTASESKILYGHSGPVYGVSFSPDRNYLLSSSEDGTVRLWSLLTFTCLVGYKGHNYPVWDTQFSPFGYYFVSGGHDRVARLWATDHYQPLRIFAGHLADVTCTRFHPNSNYVATGSTDRTVRLWDVLNGNCVRILTGHKGPVHSLAFSPNGKFLASGSTDGRVLLWDIGHGLMIGELKGHTDTIYALKFSRDGEILASGSMDNTVRLWDSMKAFDEVETDDFTATTGHIHLPDNSQELLLGMYHSKSTPVTHLHFTRRNLLLAAGGYNSQ, encoded by the exons ATGGCGGCTGTGCAAGATGGACCGATGGAGCTGGACGCAGAGAAAGAGACAAAGCCAGAAATTCTCAGCGATGGGACGTCAAACCTCTCGGGGAACACAGCGAGCGGGACGCTGTCGTCATCGCCCCTCACCGCTGCCCCCGCCGGCGGAGCCCCGAAGATGGAGAACCAGCAGACTTTAATCGCAGTTCTGCAGTTTCTAAAGCGGAATAAACTGACGGATTCTGTGGAGATCTTGCGGCGGGAAGCCGGTTTAGGAGAAGATCAGGAGGACTCGCAGGCTACCGACGGCAGCGGAGGAGGCAAGGGAGACGGGGATGGAGGGGATGCACACTCTCTGCTCAGCCGGGTGTCCATCACATCAGCAGCCGCCCCCCAAAACATGCCCGTTAAGA GAGCAGATGACCAGCCGGATGTCAGTGTGGTGTTATCAGCGTACAGCCAGCAGGGGGATCCCTCTCTGTACCAGGTGTACTACAGCGGCCTGAAGAACTTCATCGAGTCTGTGCTGGACTGTCACCGAGCGGAGCTGTCCCAGCTCTTCTACCCTCTGTTCGTCCACATGTACCTGGAGCTGGTCTACAACAACCATGAGAATGAAGCAAAGGCTTTCTTTGAGAA GTTTAGCGGTGATCAGGAGTGTTACTATCAGGATGACCTGCGCATTCTCTGCGGCCTCACTAAGAGAGAGCACCTGAAGGGGAACGAGGTGCTGCTGGACTTCCGGACCAGCCGTTTCGTGCTGCGCATCTCCAGAGACTCGTACCAGCTGCTGAAGAGACACTTGCAGGAAAGGCATAATAACCAGATATGGAACATCATTCAGGAGCACTTGTACATCGACATCTTTGACGGCATGCCTCGCAGCAAGAGCCAGATCGACAGCATGTCCGGCAGTCTTGCAGGAGAGGCCAAACGAGAAGTCAATAAAGCCAAG GTATTCTATGGACTGCTAAAGGAGCCAGAGATTGAGGTCCCGttagatgatgaagatgatgaagcaGAGAATGAGGAAGGCAAGcccaagaagaagaaaacaaaaaaggacaGCCTGGGCTCCAAGAGTAAGAAACAAGACCCCAACGCTCCTCAACAGAACAG GATCCCTCTGCCAGAGCTGAAGGACTCGGACAAACTGGATAAGATAATGTACATGAAGGAGAGCACCAAAAGAATCCGGCTCGGCCCCGAGAACCTGCCTTCCATTTGCTTCTATACGTTCCTCAACGCTTACCAG GGTTTGACGGCGGTAGACTTCACTGACGACTCCAGTCTGTTAGCGGGAGGGTTTGCAGACTCCACAGTCCGCGTGTGGAGCGTCACACCCAAGAAATTGCGCAAAGTCAAATCTGCAGCAG ATCTGAATAATATTGATAAAGAGTCTGATGACGTTCTGGAGAGGATCATGGATGAGAAGACGGCCAGTGAGTCGAAGATCCTCTACGGTCACAGTGGGCCGGTGTATGGTGTCAGCTTCAGTCCAGACAG GAACTATCTGTTGTCCAGTTCTGAGGACGGTACGGTCCGACTGTGGAGCTTGCTGACGTTTACGTGTCTCGTGGGGTATAAAGGACATAACTATCCAGTGTGGGACACTCAGTTCTCACCCTTCGGCTATTACTTTGTGTCAGGAGGACACGATAGAGTAGCACG CCTCTGGGCGACGGATCATTACCAGCCCTTGCGGATATTTGCTGGGCACCTGGCTGACGTCACCTGCACGCGGTTCCACCCCAACTCTAACTATGTGGCCACAGGCTCGACCGACCGCACCGTACGCCTCTGGGATGTCCTGAATGGAAACTGTGTCCGCATTCTCACAGGTCACAAG GGCCCCGTCCATTCTCTAGCATTCTCACCTAATGGAAAGTTCCTGGCGTCTGGATCCACAGACGGGAGAGTTTTGCTATGGGATATTGGACATGGGCTGATGATCGGAGAGCTGAAGGGTCACACAGACACAATTTATGCCCTCAAGTTCAGCAGAGATGGAGAAATCCTCGCATCAG GTTCTATGGACAACACGGTTCGGCTGTGGGACTCCATGAAGGCTTTCGATGAAGTGGAGACTGACGACTTCACTGCAACGACGGGCCACATTCACTTGCCCGATAACTCCCAGGAGCTGCTGCTCGGGATGTACCACAGCAAATCCACACCTGTCACCCATCTGCATTTCACCAGACGCAACCTGCTACTGGCCGCAGGCGGCTACAACTCCCAGTGA